Proteins encoded within one genomic window of Brassica rapa cultivar Chiifu-401-42 chromosome A09, CAAS_Brap_v3.01, whole genome shotgun sequence:
- the LOC103839731 gene encoding protein NRT1/ PTR FAMILY 5.2-like, whose product MLVLTLSVSIPGLKPPECSMANAEDCEKASVLQLAVFFGALYTLAIGTGGTKANISTIGADQFDETDPKEKIQKMSFFNWWMFSIFFGTLFANTVLVYVQDNVGWGWGYGIPTLGLAISIFVFLLGTPFYRHKLPTGSPFIKMTRVIVASFRKANAPMARDHTQLHELPSMEYERKGTFPIQSTKSLRFLDRASLKTGTTDQWNLCTITEVEETKQMLNMLPAMFATFVPSAMVAQVNTLFVKQGTTLNARIAGNFSIPPASLSAFVTVSILVSIVLYDRVFVKITRKFTGNPRGITLLQRMGIGIVFHILLMTVACFTERYRLKVAADHGLINQKGVKLPLTIFVLLPQFVLMGVADAFLEVAKLEFFYDQAPESMKSLGTSYSLTSLGMGNFLSSFLLSTVSNITKERGRGWILNNLNESMLDYYYLFFALLNFFNFVSFLVVIKFYVYRAEVIHSLDVNEEEVKVMVSRSKE is encoded by the exons ATGTTGGTGTTAACGTTATCAGTATCCATACCGGGACTCAAACCACCTGAATGTTCTATGGCTAATGCTGAAGACTGCGAAAAGGCTTCTGTTCTACAGTTAGCGGTTTTCTTTGGAGCATTATACACATTAGCCATTGGTACAGGCGGTACAAAAGCGAACATTTCTACCATAGGAGCCGATCAGTTTGACGAGACCGACCCAAAGGAGAAGATTCAGAAAATGTCATTCTTCAATTGGTGGATGTTTAGCATCTTCTTTGGCACTCTCTTCGCCAATACAGTTCTTGTATATGTTCAAGATAACGTGGGCTGGGGCTGGGGTTATGGGATTCCAACTTTGGGACTTGCTATTTCCATCTTTGTTTTCTTATTGGGCACTCCTTTTTACCGCCATAAACTCCCCACGGGAAGCCCTTTCATAAAGATGACTCGAGTCATTGTGGCTTCATTTCGCAAAGCCAATGCCCCAATGGCACGCGACCACACACAATTGCACGAGCTGCCTTCAATGGAATATGAGCGGAAAGGCACCTTTCCGATTCAGTCCACTAAGAGTCTAAG ATTCTTAGACAGAGCTTCACTCAAAACAGGAACAACAGATCAGTGGAATCTTTGTACAATCACAGAAGtcgaagaaacaaaacaaatgctAAATATGTTACCTGCCATGTTTGCAACTTTTGTCCCAAGCGCAATGGTCGCTCAAGTCAACACTTTGTTTGTCAAACAAGGAACCACTCTAAACGCAAGGATCGCCGGAAACTTCAGCATCCCTCCAGCGAGTCTCTCCGCCTTTGTCACAGTCTCAATTCTCGTCTCCATTGTCTTATATGATCGAGTCTTTGTCAAGATAACTCGAAAATTCACCGGGAATCCAAGAGGCATTACTTTGCTTCAACGAATGGGAATTGGTATTGTCTTCCACATCCTCCTTATGACAGTCGCATGTTTCACCGAAAG GTATAGACTCAAAGTTGCTGCTGATCATGGACTCATCAACCAAAAGGGGGTAAAACTACCATTGACAATCTTCGTTTTGCTTCCTCAATTCGTGTTAATGGGCGTGGCTGATGCTTTCTTAGAAGTTGCAAAGCTAGAATTTTTCTATGATCAAGCTCCTGAGAGCATGAAAAGTCTAGGGACATCGTATTCGTTAACGAGTTTAGGGATGGGGAATTTCTTGAGCAGTTTCTTGTTGTCGACGGTATCCAATATAACGAAGGAACGAGGAAGAGGATGGATTTTGAACAATCTTAATGAGTCTATGTTGGATTATTATTACTTGTTCTTTGcgcttcttaatttttttaacttcgTCTCCTTCTTGGTTGTGATTAAGTTTTATGTCTATAGAGCTGAGGTAATTCATTCACTGGatgtgaatgaagaggaagtgAAGGTGATGGTGTCGAGGAGTAAGGAATGA
- the LOC103839631 gene encoding guanylate-binding protein 2 yields the protein MRGFFSRGTKDSPSSSASPSPRSYPSTSPASSSAVTGPPRPIRLVYCDEKGKFRMDPEAVATLQLVKEPIGVVSVCGRARQGKSFILNQLLGRSNGFQVASTHKPCTKGLWLWSSPIKRTALDGSEYNLLLLDTEGIDAYDQTGTYSTQIFSLAVLLSSMFVYNQMGGIDEASLDRLSLVTQMTKHIRVKASGGTSSRSELGQFSPIFVWLLRDFYLDLVEDNRKISPRDYLEIALRPVQGSGGDIGSKNEIRDSIRALFPDRECFPLVRPLTNEKDLQRLDQIPLEDLRAEFGAGLDALTKFVFEKTRPKQLGGTVMTGPILVGITQSYLDALNNGAVPTITSSWQSVEETECRRAYDSGIEAYLAAFDQSKAPEEGALREEHEEAVRKALAMFNANAVGAGLARKKYEELLHKDLKKKFEDYKKNAFMEADLRCTSTIQSMEKQLRAACHASNANMDNVVKVLEARLSDYEASCHGPGKWQKLSVFLQQSLEGPIYDLTKRLIDNIAIEKNSLAVKFRSVEEAMKHVKQQLNDSEKYKLEYQKRYDESNIDKKKLEDVYRERITKLQGENRSLNERCSTLVKTVESKQEDIKEWKRKYDQFVLKQKAVEDQLKSDMEVLRTRSTTSDARLSAAREQAKSAQEETEEWKRKYDYAVGEARSALQKAASVQERSGKETQLREDVLREEFTLTLVEKDEEIKEKATKIEKAEQSLTVLRSELKAAELKIKSFDVETASLKLELREMIDRLDSANTKALAYEKEANKLEQEKIRLEQKYRSDFERFDEVQERCKTAEIEAKRATELADKARTDAVTSQKEKSESQRLAMERLTQIERAERHAENLERQKNDLEDELHRLRVSEMEAVSKVTVLEARVGEREKEIESLLKVTNAQRAHNVKSLEKLLDEERKAHIAANRRAEALSLELQAAQASVDNLQQELAQARLKETALDNKIRAASASRGKRTRVEDVVDMDIGEASDRILKTNKRSRSARGDDDSGAYEDGVSVSRGGEDEEEAEDYKKLTVQNLRHELTKYDYGHLILNKGHQNKKEILALYEAHVLPKKEEERKRQREATS from the exons ATGAGGGGTTTCTTCAGTCGAGGAACCAAAGACTCGCCGTCTTCTTCCGCTTCTCCGTCGCCGAGATCGTACCCTTCAACCTCTCCGGCGTCGTCATCCGCAGTGACGGGACCACCGAGACCGATTCGCCTAGTGTACTGCGACGAGAAAGGAAAGTTTCGGATGGACCCTGAAGCTGTCGCTACTCTGCAGCTCGTCAAGGAGCCGATCGGCGTTGTCTCGGTTTGTGGTAGGGCTCGTCAAGGAAAGAGCTTTATTCTCAATCAG CTTCTTGGACGTAGTAATGGGTTTCAAGTAGCGTCCACGCACAAGCCGTGTACCAAGGGGCTTTGGTTGTGGAGTTCTCCTATCAAACGAACTGCTCTCGATGGATCTGAGTATAACCTTTTGTTGTTGGATACTGAAGGCATTGATGCTTATGATCAAACC GGTACCTACAGCACTCAGATATTCTCGTTAGCTGTTCTTTTGTCAAGCATGTTCGTGTATAATCAG ATGGGAGGTATTGACGAAGCTTCGCTTGATCGTCTTTCTCTTGTTACTCAAATGACTAAGCACATCCGCGTTAAGGCGTCTGGAGGGACGAGTTCACGTTCTGAGCTTGGACAGTTCTCTCCCATCTTTGTCTGGCTCCTTAGG GACTTTTATTTGGACCTAGTGGAAGATAACCGCAAGATTTCTCCGCGTGACTATTTAGAAATTGCGCTAAGGCCGGTTCAAGGTAGTGGAGGAGATATTGGTTCTAAGAATGAG ATCCGTGATTCAATCCGTGCACTTTTTCCGGACAGAGAATGTTTTCCTCTTGTAAGGCCTCTGACAAATGAAAAGGACCTCCAGAGACTTGATCAAATTCCG TTGGAAGATTTGAGAGCCGAGTTTGGTGCTGGCCTGGATGCATTGACCAAGTTTGTTTTCGAGAAGACGAGGCCCAAACAGTTAGGGGGTACGGTGATGACCGGTCCTATACTTGTTGGTATCACACAGTCTTATCTGGATGCGTTGAATAACGGTGCCGTGCCAACAATAACCTCATCTTGGCAG AGTGTGGAAGAAACTGAGTGTCGAAGAGCATATGATTCTGGTATAGAAGCATATTTGGCTGCCTTTGACCAATCAAAAGCTCCTGAAGAA GGTGCACTGAGGGAAGAACATGAAGAAGCAGTTCGAAAAGCCTTGGCTATGTTTAACGCTAATGCTGTAGGGGCTGGTTTAGCCAGAAAAAAATACGAGGAACTTCTCCATAAAGACTTGAAGAAAAAATTTGAG GATTACAAAAAGAATGCATTCATGGAAGCAGATTTGCGATGCACGAGTACTATCCAAAGTATGGAAAAGCAGCTTAGAGCAGCTTGTCATGCCTCTAATGCAAATATGGATAATGTTGTCAAG GTTCTAGAAGCACGTTTGTCAGACTATGAAGCATCATGCCATGGCCCGGGGAAATGGCAGAAACTTTCTGTGTTCTTGCAGCAAAG CTTGGAAGGACCGATATATGATCTGACGAAAAGGCTTATAGATAATATCGCTATAGAGAAGAACTCACTTGCAGTGAAATTCCGTTCCGTTGAAGAGGCGATGAAACATGTAAAGCAGCAGTTGAACGATAGCGAGAAATACAAGTTGGAATACCAGAAACGTTATGATGAATCCAACATCGACAAAAAGAAGCTGGAAGATGTATATAGAGAGCGCATAACTAAACTACAGGGGGAGAACAGGTCGCTGAACGAACGGTGCTCCACGTTGGTTAAAACCGTGGAATCTAAACAGGAAGATATCAAGGAATGGAAAAGGAAGTATGACCAGTTTGTTTTGAAGCAGAAAGCTGTTGAAGATCAGCTCAAATCTGATATGGAAGTGCTTAGGACACGGAGTACTACTTCTGATGCTAGGCTTTCTGCAGCTAGAGAGCAAGCCAAATCCGCGCAAGAAGAGACAGAGGAATGGAAAAGGAAATATGATTATGCTGTGGGAGAGGCAAGATCTGCTCTTCAAAAGGCTGCTTCAGTTCAAGAACGTTCAGGCAAGGAAACACAATTGAGGGAAGATGTTCTGAGGGAGGAATTTACTTTAACATTAGTTGAGAAG GATGAAGAAATTAAAGAGAAGGCAACAAAAATTGAGAAGGCAGAGCAGTCTCTAACTGTTCTAAGATCAGAGTTGAAG GCGGCAGAGTTGAAAATCAAAAGCTTTGACGTGGAAACAGCATCACTGAAACTAGAGTTAAGGGAAATGATTGATAGGTTAGACAGTGCCAACACAAAGGCTCTAGCATATGAAAAGGAGGCAAACAAGTTGGAACAGGAGAAAATCCGCTTGGAGCAAAAGTACCGATCTGACTTTGAAAGATTCGATGAAGTCCAAGAGAGATGCAAAACAGCTGAGATAGAAGCTAAAAGGGCTACTGAACTGGCGGACAAAGCTCGAACTGATGCCGTGACTTCCCAAAAAGAGAAAAGTGAGAGTCAGAGGTTGGCAATGGAAAGACTTACTCAGATCGAGCGAGCTGAGAGACATGCCGAAAACTTAGAGAGGCAGAAAAACGACTTGGAGGATGAGTTGCACAGACTTCGTGTGTCTGAGATGGAGGCTGTCTCCAAGGTTACAGTCTTGGAAGCAAGAGTAGGAGAGCGAGAGAAAGAGATCGAGTCGTTGTTAAAGGTAACCAACGCGCAGAGAGCGCACAACGTGAAGTCACTGGAGAAGCTGTTGGATGAAGAGCGGAAGGCTCATATAGCTGCAAACCGAAGAGCCGAAGCTCTTTCTCTCGAGCTGCAAGCCGCGCAGGCAAGCGTTGATAATCTTCAGCAAGAGTTAGCTCAAGCTAGGTTGAAAGAAACTGCGCTTGACAACAAAATCAGAGCTGCCAGTGCTTCGCGTGGGAAACGGACCAGGGTCGAAGATGTTGTTGATATGGACATTGGAGAAGCAAGCGATAGAATCTTGAAGACTAATAAACGGTCTCGGAGCGCAAGAGGAGATGATGATAGTGGTGCTTATGAGGATGGTGTTTCCGTTTCCAGAGGAGGTGAAGACGAGGAGGAAGCAGAAGATTACAAGAA